In Chlamydiales bacterium STE3, one genomic interval encodes:
- a CDS encoding Trk system potassium uptake protein TrkA-like protein 1 (Product derived from UniProtKB/Trembl:F8KWK2;Gene name derived from UniProtKB/Trembl:F8KWK2; Trk system potassium uptake protein TrkA homolog 1), whose translation MTMLNIVIIGAGTLGRYIATLLSKDNHNIIVVDKDKRKLEEISWNTDVATRHGDGTDWQLFDDLLEAFPNFLLALTNDDAVNLVACSIAKQLGYPGTFARIHDNRFLNKTRLDFSHVFHVDHFIAPELLVANEMIKSVVGKGAYAFDFFAHGAVQLCTFRMPAQWNTHRRALKDLQLPEGVMIGIIYRESKNGDQIIFPHGEDVILPGDEVTFIGETEAMEGVPLFLDNPAKSVSSVVVIGGSFTAVQLTKLLEKRNVSVRIIEKSYERCQSLAEQVPHATILNGDGLDLEFLKSQRVSQSDLVVACTSQDELNLMICMVAKEIHCKDVLMVLSNPSYLPILDKLEVRHVISPYIVAANRILSNVYAETINSLVSLYENRAEVIEVKVSMDSQVIGIPISDLGPLLPKDFLIAMIQNRGRLMVANGNRIISPGDTVIVVMSPKHMADLGDIF comes from the coding sequence CTGACTATGCTAAATATTGTCATTATTGGTGCAGGCACACTTGGCCGCTATATTGCAACGCTTTTATCAAAAGATAACCATAATATCATTGTTGTGGATAAAGATAAACGCAAGCTAGAAGAAATATCGTGGAATACGGATGTTGCCACAAGGCATGGTGATGGTACTGACTGGCAACTTTTTGATGATCTATTGGAAGCTTTTCCAAATTTCCTACTAGCATTGACAAATGATGATGCTGTGAATTTGGTGGCCTGTTCAATTGCCAAGCAATTAGGTTATCCAGGCACGTTTGCGCGCATTCATGATAATCGTTTTTTAAATAAAACACGCCTTGATTTTTCGCATGTCTTTCATGTGGATCATTTCATTGCCCCAGAACTCTTGGTTGCTAATGAGATGATTAAATCCGTTGTAGGAAAAGGAGCTTATGCATTTGACTTCTTCGCCCATGGTGCTGTACAGCTGTGTACTTTTCGCATGCCAGCTCAATGGAATACACACAGAAGAGCGTTGAAGGATTTACAACTCCCAGAAGGAGTTATGATCGGCATCATTTATCGTGAATCTAAAAATGGCGATCAGATCATTTTCCCTCATGGTGAAGATGTCATCTTACCAGGGGATGAAGTCACTTTTATCGGTGAAACGGAAGCAATGGAGGGTGTGCCTCTTTTCTTGGACAATCCCGCAAAAAGTGTTTCTTCTGTTGTTGTGATAGGAGGATCTTTTACAGCGGTTCAGTTGACAAAATTGCTAGAAAAAAGAAATGTCTCAGTAAGAATTATCGAAAAAAGCTATGAGCGTTGCCAGTCTCTTGCAGAGCAGGTCCCTCATGCAACAATTTTAAACGGCGATGGGCTTGACTTAGAATTTTTAAAGTCTCAAAGGGTCTCTCAATCCGATTTAGTCGTTGCTTGCACGAGCCAGGATGAATTGAATTTAATGATTTGCATGGTAGCGAAGGAAATTCATTGCAAAGATGTTTTAATGGTTCTCTCCAACCCCAGCTATCTTCCGATTTTAGACAAGCTTGAAGTAAGGCATGTCATTTCTCCCTATATTGTGGCTGCTAACCGCATTTTATCAAACGTTTATGCAGAGACGATTAATTCCTTAGTATCATTGTATGAAAATCGTGCCGAAGTCATCGAAGTAAAGGTTTCCATGGATTCTCAAGTCATCGGCATTCCTATTAGCGATTTAGGTCCTTTGCTCCCTAAGGATTTTCTTATTGCCATGATTCAAAATAGAGGCCGTTTGATGGTTGCCAATGGAAATCGGATCATCTCTCCCGGAGATACGGTCATTGTGGTGATGAGTCCTAAACATATGGCAGATCTAGGAGATATTTTTTAA
- a CDS encoding Trk system potassium uptake protein TrkG (Product derived from UniProtKB/Trembl:F8KWK3;Gene name derived from UniProtKB/Trembl:F8KWK3), with protein MLYKSISRIVGFYLLIFAVVLLIPFCLALYYQLLNDPVSHPQHYTADDFFYTLLIALSLGGVCVYIGRNASGNIYRKEGLAAVVLIWLLTPAISAIPFLTSGTLDSFWQAYFEMASGYTTTGSTILHAKKFNAQGEEIPIERIIEGVRDTKYLFYGTVSPVRDPTTGEVVKEGIEAVERTLLFWRSFTQWLGGGGIVVLFVAILPLLGVGGKVLFQSEVSGPSKGSITPRIKETALQLWQIYIFLTLAQIFMLAVMEPTLPLFDNVTIAFSTISTGGFSVRNTSLAAYQSVAVEWVVLFFMIVGSVNFTLYYYIVRGKLFKLYETEFVLFIFLMGFLAIFVSWLIIDSQMVMLTGIMDGVFSLGPSLRYGVFQLVSAMSSTGFSTIDYDVWPFTAQSLLWIAMFFGGMSGSTAGGIKTIRLYMLFRIAQYKVESLFRPENVRLFQIGNWEVDSSRAATVLTFFLVIAAASVFGTLVYIFDGVDMETSIGLVACMVNNTGLSFRMAGPQFSCAFLSDFDLFISSFLMILGRLEYYSLLAVLVPAFWRKDS; from the coding sequence ATGCTCTACAAAAGCATTAGCCGCATTGTGGGTTTTTATTTATTGATTTTTGCGGTTGTACTCCTCATTCCTTTCTGTTTAGCTCTTTACTACCAACTTCTCAACGATCCTGTTTCCCATCCACAGCACTATACAGCAGACGATTTTTTTTATACTCTCTTGATCGCTTTATCTCTGGGTGGGGTGTGCGTTTATATTGGCAGAAATGCTTCCGGCAATATTTATAGAAAAGAGGGCTTAGCGGCAGTGGTTTTAATATGGCTGCTGACTCCCGCAATCAGTGCAATTCCATTTCTGACAAGCGGTACGCTAGATAGCTTTTGGCAGGCCTATTTTGAGATGGCCTCTGGCTATACAACAACAGGATCGACAATTCTCCATGCCAAAAAATTTAATGCTCAGGGCGAAGAAATACCAATAGAAAGAATAATTGAGGGAGTTAGAGATACAAAGTATCTTTTTTACGGTACGGTCAGCCCGGTGAGAGATCCAACAACTGGGGAAGTTGTTAAGGAGGGGATTGAAGCAGTGGAGCGAACGCTCCTTTTCTGGCGTAGCTTTACCCAATGGCTCGGTGGTGGAGGAATCGTCGTCTTATTTGTCGCCATTTTGCCATTGCTAGGTGTTGGGGGGAAGGTGCTCTTTCAGTCAGAAGTTTCGGGGCCTAGTAAAGGAAGTATTACCCCGCGCATTAAAGAAACAGCTCTACAGTTATGGCAAATTTATATTTTTCTAACATTGGCTCAAATCTTTATGTTAGCTGTAATGGAGCCTACTCTTCCTCTTTTTGATAACGTTACAATTGCTTTTTCAACAATTTCAACGGGTGGTTTTTCAGTTCGCAATACCAGCTTGGCAGCTTACCAAAGTGTTGCAGTTGAATGGGTTGTCCTTTTTTTTATGATTGTTGGAAGTGTCAACTTTACCCTCTACTATTATATTGTTCGTGGAAAACTTTTTAAACTTTATGAGACGGAATTTGTCCTTTTCATTTTTTTAATGGGTTTTTTGGCCATTTTTGTCTCTTGGCTTATTATCGATAGCCAAATGGTGATGTTGACCGGGATTATGGATGGGGTGTTTTCTTTAGGTCCATCGTTGCGCTATGGGGTATTTCAATTGGTTTCTGCAATGTCTTCGACAGGATTTTCTACTATAGATTACGATGTTTGGCCCTTTACTGCCCAATCTCTTTTGTGGATTGCGATGTTTTTTGGAGGAATGTCAGGATCTACAGCAGGGGGAATTAAAACAATTCGCCTCTACATGTTATTTCGTATTGCTCAATACAAAGTCGAATCCCTTTTCAGGCCTGAAAATGTTCGCCTTTTCCAAATAGGAAACTGGGAAGTTGATAGTAGTCGTGCGGCAACGGTTTTAACGTTTTTTCTTGTTATTGCAGCAGCCTCTGTTTTTGGCACATTGGTCTATATTTTTGATGGCGTTGACATGGAGACTTCGATCGGGCTTGTGGCTTGTATGGTGAATAATACGGGTTTAAGCTTTCGGATGGCAGGGCCGCAGTTTTCCTGTGCTTTTCTTTCCGATTTTGATTTGTTTATTTCTTCTTTTTTAATGATTTTAGGTCGGTTAGAGTATTATTCCTTGTTAGCCGTTCTTGTTCCTGCTTTTTGGCGAAAAGATAGCTGA
- a CDS encoding putative protein YcbL (Product derived from UniProtKB/Swiss-Prot:P75849;Gene name derived from UniProtKB/Swiss-Prot:P75849;EC number derived from UniProtKB/Swiss-Prot:P75849; Uncharacterized protein YcbL), producing the protein MLVAFPSGPFETNAYILYCPQTKIAAIIDPAPGSAQNILSFIKKEHLLPEKILLTHTHFDHIADVAPLAQELRLKVGVHKLDAQNLIRPGSDGLPLIVPVEPFEPDFFFSEVDLITIGQIHLKVLHTPGHTPGGVCFYLSEHSLLISGDTLFKGTIGNLSFPTAQPDLMWQSLKKLAKLDPNTKVYPGHGPSTTIGAESWLKDAEQYFN; encoded by the coding sequence ATGCTTGTTGCATTTCCTTCGGGTCCCTTTGAAACCAACGCTTATATCCTCTACTGCCCTCAAACAAAAATTGCAGCCATTATCGATCCAGCGCCAGGATCAGCACAAAACATTTTATCTTTTATCAAAAAAGAGCATCTGCTCCCAGAAAAGATCCTTCTCACCCATACACATTTTGATCATATCGCAGATGTCGCTCCCCTTGCACAGGAGCTTAGGCTTAAAGTTGGTGTCCACAAGTTGGACGCACAAAATCTTATCCGACCAGGCAGTGATGGACTTCCTTTAATCGTCCCTGTTGAGCCGTTTGAACCCGATTTTTTCTTTAGTGAAGTCGATCTTATCACCATTGGGCAGATCCACCTTAAAGTGCTTCATACCCCCGGGCACACTCCAGGAGGAGTTTGCTTTTATCTTTCAGAGCATTCTCTTTTGATTTCTGGTGACACGCTCTTTAAAGGAACCATCGGAAACCTATCCTTCCCCACCGCACAGCCTGATTTAATGTGGCAATCCTTAAAAAAACTTGCTAAACTAGATCCCAATACAAAAGTTTACCCTGGGCACGGACCATCTACTACCATAGGTGCGGAGTCTTGGCTAAAAGATGCAGAACAGTATTTTAATTAA
- a CDS encoding Thioredoxin peroxidase (Product derived from UniProtKB/Swiss-Prot:Q8T6C4;Gene name derived from UniProtKB/Swiss-Prot:Q8T6C4;EC number derived from UniProtKB/Swiss-Prot:Q8T6C4), with protein sequence MGVLVGKQAPDFNASAVVNNKIVNDFSLSNFRGKNVILFFYPLDFTFVCPTELHAFQEMLPEFEKRNAQIVGCSVDSSYSHYAWLNTPKTKGGIEGITYPLVADLNKSIARDYDVLIHQEGIAYRGLFLIDATGIVRHQVINDLPLGRSVDEALRILDALIFFQKNGEVCPANWSTGKKSMKPTQEGLEQYFAYTVN encoded by the coding sequence ATGGGAGTTTTAGTTGGAAAACAGGCCCCGGATTTTAACGCTAGTGCAGTGGTCAACAATAAGATCGTCAATGATTTCTCATTAAGTAATTTTCGAGGAAAGAATGTTATCCTTTTTTTCTATCCCCTAGATTTCACTTTCGTCTGCCCCACTGAGCTACACGCTTTTCAAGAAATGCTTCCTGAGTTTGAAAAAAGAAATGCGCAAATTGTTGGTTGCTCTGTTGATAGCAGCTATTCCCATTATGCTTGGCTAAACACACCTAAAACAAAAGGTGGGATTGAAGGTATTACCTACCCTCTTGTCGCCGATCTAAATAAATCGATTGCTCGCGATTATGATGTCCTCATTCATCAGGAAGGAATTGCCTATAGAGGACTTTTCTTGATTGATGCTACTGGAATCGTTAGACACCAAGTCATTAATGACCTGCCACTCGGACGTTCCGTCGATGAGGCCCTTCGTATCCTAGATGCACTTATTTTCTTTCAAAAAAATGGCGAGGTTTGCCCTGCTAACTGGTCAACAGGCAAGAAAAGTATGAAACCCACGCAAGAAGGCTTAGAACAATATTTCGCCTATACAGTCAATTAA
- a CDS encoding Transposase DDE domain protein (Product derived from UniProtKB/Trembl:A0A010KA72): LKVHGEGEWKVKVHGKDKRRTWRKLHMGIDAKTQDIICCELTRNDKGDAEIAEEMLGKLPCKVKSVRGDGAYDPSRFRKKVHEKGGTCIVPPPKDAVYKGKEESGWEKERDDTIATIHGFGGDEMGRKLWKIGSGYHERSLAETAMFRVKKLLGDGLKARSMGSQKTEAICKCMVINKMNKLGMPRFDWVFEAA, from the coding sequence ACTTAAGGTCCATGGAGAAGGAGAATGGAAAGTCAAGGTGCACGGGAAGGATAAACGCAGGACATGGAGAAAATTGCACATGGGAATAGATGCAAAAACCCAGGATATTATCTGCTGTGAGCTGACACGTAATGATAAAGGAGATGCTGAGATAGCAGAGGAGATGCTAGGAAAATTACCTTGCAAGGTGAAATCTGTGAGAGGCGATGGAGCTTATGACCCCAGTAGATTTCGTAAGAAGGTCCATGAGAAAGGAGGGACGTGCATTGTCCCGCCGCCAAAAGATGCAGTATACAAAGGTAAGGAGGAGTCGGGCTGGGAAAAAGAACGGGATGATACGATTGCCACAATTCACGGATTTGGTGGGGATGAGATGGGAAGAAAACTTTGGAAGATAGGTTCGGGTTATCACGAAAGGTCGTTGGCAGAGACGGCAATGTTTAGGGTTAAGAAGCTGTTGGGAGATGGATTGAAAGCTCGTTCAATGGGATCTCAGAAGACAGAAGCTATTTGCAAGTGCATGGTAATTAACAAGATGAATAAACTTGGAATGCCAAGGTTTGACTGGGTGTTTGAAGCAGCCTAA
- a CDS encoding putative rhs family protein (Product derived from UniProtKB/Trembl:F8LAZ3;Gene name derived from UniProtKB/Trembl:F8LAZ3) yields the protein MRTFILILLLVHHAACFASFEETIDVITGEWQEENEDLALPGPFGAHLIRTYSSQERVIMQFSPEWHFNLPDLFQQESPRKKVPLETYWEIKTYHDEKGRLSEVCFFSKPGYQKLHTLTCSYTESACTIHSSTGDHLTYFFKELSPQHYVIDRVEKNGAFQCGYNYCSHPIERKTLITRKTYPNGDRVDIEYALDSPMQNPSYGKVKQLNYFKNDQYAYSYYFTYHPFRTEVLHSSGIKKIYYYNADNEIEKVEDFDAFGKLHRIEETFWKNGQPICKTSGGEDGFIKSCELYAYDENDRLIKKTLAGNLSGLATEPLHVEKGHLLSHGETYSTSYEYSDQGQLLFEQEQNGKSYQYIYNERGLLKTKLLLDHQNIIYRSFFQYNDQNYLISETHDNGNSLKESDLSCVTTRQEKCYSDFHPLGMARELQERTFDLKTQQMVPLKRVFYVYTEQGDLIETRTVAQDGELLDLQRWIISTSEKQLFKQEGGKTTFCIYDLKGNLIYEKQEENGLEITYSYDQNNQLVKVEKRSPKGITTANAFIYNPMGQIIKTVDHFGNTTQFTYDAFGRQIANEVVPAFGEAPLLPLQQKTYDSFHCVVEEVDANGFSTKTRYNSRSQPIFISYPDGSEEIFSYTLNGDLQEEQNRDQTRISYTYDLLGNVLQKKVFSRSNDLVETIDYTYSGKTLVTESSSLHGTKTFGYHFSGPLNYTEELSTGHYTEKTYDSKGRLTKQSEGWFSHPQLFRQYHYDESSLTIYDQNDQLLLEIAHQNKEDAEDRLTYGSTPSGQKVLEKSSVDPQGNLLTIQYSPNELPVLEMKYDPFGNELYRKETQYDFVGNKISETYLQFNSEGMTTKWYYGPMNRIERTIENYGSSLQKSHAYEYNHFGQLSAVIKPDGVKLCYEYNDCGQVRELFSTDFTIHYVFYYDPCGNVTEVEDLIQHKSCKRTYDALNQLTSEVLANGLTIKNHYDIAGRRETLFLPDGSSVKYLYDTYFLKEVLRFNANHNLQYSYHYTQRDSKGSPTLTQMVGNLGEIYYGEKKTSLVSPFHQVTQSANRIDYAYASHQEAIHFTMDSLEQITSEFGLFAQSYTYDAFGNRQSVTHNQANQLLKDSSGTYEYDPNGNLIAWKSQENDYAYTYDALNRLCSVTNNGFEIATYTYDCFHRRMTKTFSGETHSFLYDGGYEIGAISTSGTLFELRILGETYESEAGSTVAIELEGRCYAPLHDLQGSILGIVSLETKSIEELYSFSVFGLEKIAYNSLPQNPWRYAGKRKDPETGFVFFGRRYYHPESGRWITPDPSGYVDSPNLYCYVQNNPLLKKDAFGLFSFKSLFSALAHPFATLDHLTGRIFNYLCGYSTHPVTAGVYGEGEINSKVRVSFINGMMNNEYWVLESVKALSKSHGGVNVHYVHRPTGPLFFDAMRAFMVKIGYITPHARALAEKWRELIKEMGGADAGGTILHFSHSIGSSETFAALNLLSSAEQKMIRGYSFGSPNLKSSPNCQVQHFVSVRDGICLFDLKGFIKAARGQNPTVTFVGSFWGVPLIDHYFNAKSYVDIWSAMGKTFVEWYGSLL from the coding sequence ATGCGAACATTTATTTTAATTTTATTACTAGTTCACCATGCAGCTTGCTTTGCATCTTTTGAAGAAACAATTGATGTCATCACTGGAGAATGGCAAGAAGAGAACGAAGATCTTGCTCTTCCTGGACCCTTTGGCGCTCACTTAATACGCACTTACAGCTCTCAAGAGCGCGTGATTATGCAATTTTCTCCCGAGTGGCATTTCAACTTACCAGACTTATTTCAACAAGAATCCCCTCGAAAAAAAGTCCCTTTGGAAACTTATTGGGAAATCAAGACTTATCATGATGAAAAAGGACGCTTAAGTGAAGTCTGTTTTTTTTCTAAGCCCGGCTACCAAAAACTCCACACTTTAACCTGCTCCTACACAGAATCTGCCTGCACCATCCATTCAAGCACAGGCGATCATCTCACCTATTTTTTTAAAGAATTATCTCCCCAACACTATGTTATCGACCGTGTAGAAAAAAATGGCGCTTTTCAATGTGGCTATAATTACTGCTCTCATCCAATAGAGCGCAAAACTCTTATTACTAGAAAAACCTACCCAAATGGCGATCGAGTGGATATAGAATATGCATTGGACTCTCCGATGCAAAATCCCTCTTACGGAAAAGTCAAACAGCTGAATTATTTCAAAAATGATCAATATGCCTACTCTTATTATTTTACCTACCACCCTTTTCGCACGGAGGTTTTACACTCATCCGGCATTAAAAAAATCTATTACTATAATGCTGATAATGAAATTGAAAAAGTGGAAGATTTCGATGCTTTTGGCAAATTACACAGAATAGAGGAAACTTTTTGGAAAAATGGACAACCAATTTGTAAAACCTCTGGTGGAGAAGATGGCTTTATTAAATCATGCGAACTCTATGCGTATGATGAAAATGATCGGCTTATCAAAAAAACTTTAGCAGGAAACCTGAGCGGTTTGGCCACCGAACCCCTTCACGTCGAAAAGGGCCATTTACTTTCGCATGGGGAAACTTATAGCACGAGCTATGAATATTCCGATCAAGGGCAACTCCTTTTTGAGCAAGAGCAAAATGGTAAAAGTTACCAATATATTTATAATGAAAGGGGCCTTCTTAAAACCAAGCTCCTGTTAGATCACCAGAACATCATTTACCGATCTTTTTTTCAATACAACGATCAGAATTACCTTATTTCAGAAACCCATGATAACGGAAACTCGTTAAAAGAATCCGATTTGAGCTGTGTGACAACCAGACAAGAAAAATGCTATAGCGACTTTCATCCTTTAGGCATGGCAAGAGAATTGCAAGAGCGCACTTTTGATTTAAAAACGCAGCAAATGGTTCCTTTGAAAAGGGTATTTTATGTCTACACAGAGCAGGGGGATCTCATAGAAACGCGGACCGTCGCTCAAGATGGAGAGCTTTTAGATTTACAGCGATGGATAATCAGCACATCAGAAAAACAACTCTTTAAGCAGGAAGGAGGCAAGACTACCTTCTGCATTTATGATTTAAAAGGTAATTTAATTTATGAAAAACAGGAGGAAAATGGGCTTGAAATTACCTATTCCTACGATCAAAATAACCAGCTTGTCAAAGTTGAAAAACGATCGCCAAAGGGTATAACGACCGCTAACGCATTCATTTATAATCCAATGGGACAGATCATAAAAACCGTCGACCACTTTGGAAATACTACTCAGTTTACCTACGATGCTTTCGGTCGCCAAATAGCCAATGAAGTGGTTCCTGCTTTTGGCGAGGCCCCGCTTCTACCTTTACAGCAAAAAACTTATGACAGTTTCCATTGCGTTGTTGAAGAAGTAGATGCTAATGGATTTTCTACCAAAACGCGTTACAATAGCCGTAGTCAACCCATTTTTATTTCCTATCCCGATGGAAGTGAAGAAATTTTTAGCTATACTCTTAATGGTGACTTACAGGAAGAACAAAACCGCGATCAAACACGTATTAGCTATACATATGATCTCCTGGGCAACGTTTTACAGAAAAAAGTTTTTTCTCGTTCAAACGATCTTGTTGAAACAATCGATTACACTTATTCAGGAAAAACTCTTGTCACTGAAAGCTCCTCCCTCCATGGGACCAAGACTTTTGGCTATCATTTTTCCGGACCCCTAAATTACACAGAAGAGCTTTCAACGGGACACTATACCGAAAAAACTTATGACTCTAAAGGCCGTTTAACAAAGCAATCTGAAGGATGGTTCAGCCATCCTCAACTTTTTCGCCAATACCACTATGATGAATCTTCTCTTACCATTTATGACCAAAATGACCAACTGTTACTAGAAATTGCTCATCAAAATAAAGAAGATGCAGAGGATCGCTTGACCTATGGCTCCACTCCCTCTGGGCAAAAAGTCTTAGAAAAAAGCAGTGTAGACCCCCAAGGAAATCTCCTAACTATTCAGTATAGTCCAAACGAGCTTCCTGTACTTGAAATGAAATACGATCCTTTTGGAAATGAACTTTACAGAAAAGAGACTCAATATGATTTTGTGGGTAATAAAATCAGTGAAACCTACCTTCAATTTAATAGCGAAGGGATGACGACAAAATGGTATTATGGGCCTATGAATCGGATAGAGAGAACCATTGAAAATTATGGATCATCTTTGCAAAAAAGCCATGCCTACGAATACAACCATTTTGGCCAACTCTCGGCGGTTATAAAACCTGATGGCGTCAAGCTTTGCTATGAATATAACGATTGTGGCCAAGTTCGGGAACTCTTTTCTACCGATTTTACGATTCACTACGTATTTTATTATGATCCTTGCGGCAATGTCACTGAGGTAGAAGATCTTATTCAACATAAGTCCTGTAAGAGAACGTATGACGCCCTTAACCAGCTGACAAGTGAAGTTCTTGCCAACGGCCTAACTATTAAGAACCACTACGATATAGCAGGAAGACGAGAAACTTTATTTCTACCTGATGGTTCATCCGTTAAGTATTTATATGATACCTACTTTCTAAAAGAAGTCTTGCGTTTCAATGCCAACCACAATCTTCAATACAGTTACCATTACACACAACGCGATTCAAAAGGATCTCCGACCCTTACACAAATGGTTGGGAATCTCGGAGAAATTTATTACGGAGAAAAAAAAACATCCCTCGTTTCTCCGTTCCATCAAGTCACCCAAAGTGCGAATCGTATCGACTATGCCTACGCTTCTCATCAGGAAGCCATCCACTTTACAATGGATTCCCTAGAGCAAATCACCTCTGAGTTTGGTTTATTTGCCCAAAGCTATACTTATGATGCGTTTGGTAACCGGCAATCTGTAACGCACAACCAAGCAAATCAATTATTAAAAGACTCTTCTGGTACATATGAGTACGATCCGAATGGCAATCTAATTGCTTGGAAAAGCCAGGAAAACGATTACGCCTATACTTACGATGCCCTCAATCGTCTTTGCAGTGTAACAAACAATGGCTTTGAGATAGCGACCTACACTTACGATTGCTTTCATCGCCGGATGACCAAAACATTTTCGGGAGAAACACACTCCTTTCTTTACGATGGAGGATATGAAATTGGAGCTATTTCTACCTCAGGTACTCTTTTTGAATTGCGTATTCTTGGTGAAACTTACGAAAGTGAAGCGGGAAGCACAGTCGCGATCGAACTAGAGGGCAGATGCTATGCCCCCCTGCATGATCTACAGGGCTCTATTTTAGGAATAGTCAGTCTCGAAACGAAATCTATCGAAGAACTCTACAGTTTTTCCGTATTTGGTTTAGAAAAAATAGCGTATAACAGTTTACCTCAAAATCCTTGGCGCTATGCTGGCAAACGCAAAGATCCAGAAACGGGCTTTGTTTTTTTTGGACGTCGCTACTATCACCCAGAAAGCGGGCGCTGGATAACTCCAGATCCATCCGGCTATGTAGATAGTCCCAACTTGTATTGCTATGTTCAAAATAATCCTTTACTAAAGAAAGATGCTTTCGGGTTATTTTCCTTTAAATCTCTTTTTAGTGCCCTTGCTCATCCTTTTGCAACATTAGACCATCTGACGGGTCGGATTTTCAATTATTTATGCGGTTATTCTACCCACCCTGTCACTGCTGGTGTTTATGGGGAAGGCGAGATTAATAGTAAGGTAAGAGTTAGCTTTATTAACGGTATGATGAATAATGAATATTGGGTGCTCGAATCCGTTAAGGCTCTTTCAAAAAGTCATGGGGGTGTTAATGTCCATTATGTCCACCGTCCAACAGGTCCATTATTCTTCGATGCAATGCGTGCCTTCATGGTCAAAATAGGATACATTACTCCGCATGCAAGAGCCCTGGCAGAAAAATGGCGGGAGCTGATTAAGGAAATGGGGGGAGCCGATGCGGGAGGCACTATCTTGCATTTTTCACACAGTATCGGCTCTAGTGAAACGTTTGCCGCGCTCAATCTTTTGAGCAGTGCTGAGCAGAAAATGATTCGAGGGTACTCCTTTGGTTCTCCCAATCTTAAAAGCAGCCCTAATTGTCAAGTACAGCACTTCGTCAGTGTAAGGGATGGTATTTGCCTGTTTGACCTTAAAGGTTTTATTAAAGCAGCGAGAGGTCAAAATCCGACAGTGACTTTTGTCGGTTCTTTTTGGGGTGTTCCTCTTATCGATCACTATTTTAACGCAAAAAGCTATGTGGATATTTGGTCGGCGATGGGGAAAACTTTTGTTGAATGGTATGGGAGCTTACTTTAA